From the Ipomoea triloba cultivar NCNSP0323 chromosome 8, ASM357664v1 genome, the window TTTGGTCATCAAGGTTCACGAATtatcacagaaaattccatttttgcccttggcagtgtgctgtccagcatttttcctctctggaccagttttggaaaaaaaatcgaaaaccatacttatactactccaaaaattatgaaattttatatgcagcttctacacttatagaactacatgtataaaaaaaattggatcaaaataccttaccgatttttcccagaaattcacggaagtcactgccagagactaacttgattttacttcaatattttcacaggtataagcctatatgggcataaatccaacatatacatgcataaaatagctatgaacatgcataacaaatttatcaaaaatcaaagcaaggatttttgaagccaatttatagatccataacataacacataatcatcacgtaaaaattcctaaccgtataatttcctagcaattgtctatatccaagtgattgagccaacttaagggattccttacctccgtagaagatttttaaaccgtaAAGTTGAGGGTGTTCCCTTTGGAattcttctccaaaaaaaatcctaaagaaatgtcaccataacaacaatatttttcttatattaaacATCAACACTTTAAATGCTAGAGATGATTGAACCATTAAAGCTTAAAGTCTTACCTAGACTTGGTCACTTGAGTTGAGAATAAGTGAGTGGGAGCTTTAGATCACAAGGGCAAGACTTAGAAAATTTCCTCCTTCTTCTACCTTTgtgtattttcgaaaatggagtggagagaagagagagatgaTCACATTTGCTAGActaatcttttctttcttcctttcctTAGGGTAAATTCGAATGGGAGTGAGGGAGTGGGATGATGTGAGTGATTAGGCTAGATTTactcttgaagatcaagcaaccAAGTACAAGccaccatacctcattaatgttacAATCAAGATCAAATCTTAGTCCTAGGATTGgattgccacatgtcaacaccctATTAATCCCTTATGAAGACATTagtctaattggccagtttaagcttaaatcagatgaatgttcggaggatcaTAACTTAATTCAGGAagattctaataccaaaattatcgtaaaaatattcccgtcgcaaaacgccaattttgggaattttccggtcTTCCGCCAAATTTATGTTCAGAGTCTGtgacaatttatcccttacggTCCACTTAGAAATTCTCTTGAACCAATTAAAATTCGGGCCTAATCgcatgatacttaataatcctaATTCTGGAAAATCCGAATTGAAtctacgtccttaaaattttctcggtttgTAACCGATACGTAGTTCGCAACTTACTGATAATAAATCCTtaggagaaaaaaattatttcaagcaCCGAAtagtcttctcttaaatgttatagctaaaaaaaatttatatcgcTATTTTCGAATCTTAGTTTTaccggaaaaaccgaggggttacactcCTTCTGGTAGACCGGGATCAACAtagctccaaagattttgagctttcaaatgtgtgatcatcataatttgccaataattgtaatcgagcTTCCCGTCTAATTTAGGACCCGaccatacaatattgaaattattggccatatttcactagaaaaaatatatcagggttggaaggttgataggctctgataccaaatgtaagatatatttaatataaatatatctatagtAATTGAGAGGAATTAAAGAGAAGGATTATGgatggaaatgaatttatttctatttgctTCTGTACGTACACTCACACACAGaccacacttttttttattgacaaaGAAATGTTTTACTTTTCATTATTTCTCCACACCACACCTACAACCCTTCGgtaatacaacatatatatatatacatatactagcaaacaaagatgacaataattaattcacacatCAAAGACCACTAATCCATGTTTGATGCTTTGTGCCCCACATCCCTTAAAACATTCCATGATTTAAGCTTTCATGTTTTAAGGGATATATCAACTCCATACATCCATGTTTTCAGGGATTATGATCCACTTggtttaataatactaataataatatcataacaCACATCATTATATCTCATACATATTGTACGCCAACGTATATTTCAATAATCTGCTTATAATGTATCCCACAATATCAATTTTCACAGAgtttatatacatacacacaggCAAAAAAGCAGATTAGCATGGATTGCACAAGGTAACCAGTTAACCACAATTAaccataaataatttataataaaaacataaataattttatgCCCAAATTTAACGTCATCGAAGCAGATTAGAAAACCAATCTCAACGCAGCTCGCAATCGCAATCTCCACGTAGTTATGTTTTTAGGTAAAACGGAGACTCCGTCAATCACCGTAGGGTTTAAGACTCCCGCCTTCCCTTGCTGCCTGGGAGAAGCTCGATTGCTGCTGCGATGGAGACACACACCACCGTTAGACTGTGAACACAAATCGCCCTCGATCGCCATCCGTAGAAACCAACCTGGTCTCGTCTTGGACTCTTGGCCGACCGGCCAATTCCAGTTGCGAAGGCCGATCGCCTGCTGCGAGGAATACACCGCTATCGGACTGCCGTCGCCGCTGGACTGCGAAAGCCGATGACCCTCGCTTGTTGAGTATGTAGACAACGCCATGGATGAAACGCCAACGATCGTCGCCTCCAACGAATGTAGATCGCCATCCGCCAGCAGCCAGCCGGCGACGGACACCGTCTCTCGCCGTTCGCAGTCGAAGGGAGAAACACGAAGCAACGCAGAGTACATATCTTATTTATAGTAAATTTTATTCCCTTTTCGTTATAGCATATTACCGCACATAATATCATGAATTGATAATGTAAAAACAATCCTAATTAGAGACTTAAAATTGCAGTACAAGATAATGGCATGCTTCGCAAATAAAATCACCTTAGACAATTTAGACAATAATAATCAATGTCCAGGATATTCGTACCCGGAATAACAGAGAGCTTCGTGCTTATAACCCAAAGCTTTCTTTTGTTGGTGATCGTCACTAATGTATATTAGGTGATTGTATAGAATGCAAAATAGAGAGTGAGTACACATGAAAAGTTATGGGGAGAAACTACTCATTCATCTCCATTAACTCTTACAGGATACAGGATACAAAGTATATACTTTCTTATAAACTAAGAAACTAACAAACTACTAATGATATGCCACATGACTAAATCTCCATAACAATCATTATTATTTaacacttagggtgtgtttggaaaacaggaaaatggtttctggaaaatgatttctggaaaatgatttctggaaaatgagttattttccagaaaatattttcatttcttgtgtttggctgcagaacagaaaactgtgttggtgtgtttggcttattttccagaaaatgggtaggaaaatgaacggaattatataattgaatattttaattaatttgtttaaatgtaacaacatttataacaaatatacaatccaaaaaataaaataatcacaaaaaaatcacaacaaaataatatctatatcattaaaaaaataaaaaaaataaaaaataaaagtggccGACTGGCTtcagatgtcaaataaaaaaaaataaaactcataatatctatctcataataaaaaaaaataaattattacttaaaaaacaaaaagaaaaagttgaagatgtcaaaaagatgggatgaagatgaagaagttaaagcatttaggaggcctaaggagatggaagaagcaaaggagaaaggaagaagcaaactttggaaaatgacttccccaaaaaaaaggggaagtcattttccataaaattgagcttatttttcattgaccaagAAGTTCATTTCCATCGACtctattttccccctttttcccaaacaccaaaaacccggaaaataatttccagaaatcattttccgggtttccaaacacacccttaattgtCAACTAATGCTTACATCATTATTTATAGTACTAATTACCATAATTAAACCCTTAACCATAGTCATAACTTAACCACTCATAATCCATCACTATAGTTAATATAATACTCCTTCATCATCGCTTTGATCATTATTAAACATTACATATCCAAGCATTACTTAATCAATATTAGccataattaattttcataacCAAAAGCTTACATACAGTCCTACGCTCGCCGGAAACACTCCATGCTACGCCGGGAAGAAGAACATCCGAAAACAGAGGAGGGAGACGCCGCTGCTGTCACTAACCCGCATCACAAGCTCGCACCACCGTACTGCCTGGGAGAGGGAGGGACCATCCGCCATAGCCGCTGCTCGGAAGGAGCTGAGGTTGCCGGTGGCCCTGTCCACGTCGAATCGGCTGAGAGAGAGACACAGCCTAGGATGGTCTGCTCGCTGCTTGCTAGTTGGAGAGGAGGAGCACTACTGGTTCGCAGCTCGCTGACTGCCGGAGGCGCTGCTGCTCGACGCCACCGTCACCGCTGTTGCTTCCCATCACTGCCGTCGACCAAGAGAAGCGAGAGAGGGAGAAGGTGATGCCTTGCTGTTGGTTCGTGAGCTACTGCCAGCCTACTCCGCCGGGAAAGCCTCGCCGGACTGCCGAGAGAGAAGAGAGGGAGACGGAAGATGCCGCCTTTGCCGCTGCACTTCATTGCCGCCAATGACGAGAAGGGATTGAAGATGAAGGTTCCTGGTTTCTCCGCCGGAGTTGGATGAAGAGGTACGATAGAGAGCTTGAGGTTCATAAGGCCTTGGTTCACCGGTCATGGAGGTGGTTCGAACAAGAAGACGGTGGTAATAGAGTAATTGGCGCCGATCGGTTCAAtagggaagaagaaagaaatgcccccccccccccacacacacacacacacatatatatatatactagtttaaTGTTTAATAGACCCATTGCGCGAATGGATTAATGgctaatgtttatatttaaataaatatttgaaagtatatatcaatgcaagattatataagagaagtttGTACATAGGtgattgaatgtcaaatttgtttatttaaatatgtaactcaaattatataaatccaagataatataggaaattcattataattgttactaaaataaatgtttgcaactttgtaaaatcgatgtCTAAATATTTTgtctaaaaacgatagtctaaataaatactacttttagtttgaatttttataagtattcttaattctcttttaagtaacattgtcattgtcttcatctttactatttgtcatcttcctttttgttggtagtgtgttagttgcaattgggttactgctagtagcatagatgacaacgtaaTACAATgagagattatgatgtaggaagctATAGACTTTCCTTTAGATGTTCTActcggggttcatttggttcaaccattattgttgaatcagttattgtggataaagaaatccctagtttatggaataagattagataaattagtaaaaatttaaacattttaaatatgatgtagtcCAAAGATATTACAAGATAGATAGttttccacttcaatttgttgggtaataagttatttgagtattctcattgtcaacaaatcccccaagtagttaatatcattggtttcaaactatttttatttttatttttttcatggtattaataaaatacttggtaataaatatataacattattttgtattataactttgatatttaattacaagatagtgtaaaagaacataatagacaatgtaatgaatatcaattgatgaatttgaatgtaaagaatctttgtattagaaaaaataaagacaatataactaatgaaattatttttcttatttaatttattgataatgaatacttaaaaaaaaaaataataaaggcattgtagacacataattctaaattaaagaaatgcatatgtatcatttttttggttttaactattaatttatttaattcaataaaagtaaaatgagttaatactcaaaatgGTCCTCCAACTATTAGCTAATACTCAATTTATCCCCAAAGTATTTttagtacccaatttagtcctctaatttttaaaatcacaCCCAATTAGGTTTATGTTACAATTGCCGTCTATTCACCGTTATTTTGAGGGCAAAAAAAGCCATTTTAGTTGCTCCAAACCCGCTTCTTTGCAAATCAAACACTATGGAGCTGTCCTTCGGTTCGGATTACAAGGAATTGGTGTTCAAAGGATGTGCGAACTAGAAATCCCAAGATGGAACTTGGGTTTTCTCTCAAAATCTGGATGCCCTATTTGAGACTCTGGTTTCCCAATAATCTGCCGCTAAGTTCTACAAAATCGCCGCCGTCGCCGGCCAATCGAGCATTACTAGGTTGTTCCAATGTCGGGGCGACCTCTCCGCCTCCGATTGTAGCGATTGCGTGTAGAAAATCACCGACATGTCTAAAAACCTTTGTGGCAACTCAATCGGGGGAGAGTCTAGTTGGTCGGGTATTACATCAGGTACAAGGTGTCCAGATTCCGGCAAGTCGGACCCACCAAGATGCTCTACAAGCTCTACGGGAAACCGCGCTTGGGGAGATCGCGAAGAGCGTGGAAACCGGCAACGGGTTCTACACTGACGGCTATGAATCGGTCTTCGTCCTTGGCCCGTGCGAAGGCGATTTGGGAAGCGGCAACTATGTGAAAATCACGGTAGAGAAATCAAAGAGCACCTGCAGCTCCGCTATTTCCGCCCAGATGTATCTCCAACAGTGCTACATAACACTCCAAAAACAGTGGCAATTATCTTGGGAGGATTGGCCGGTGTGGCCTGGGGTTGGTTCTTGCTTGTCTGCTATTCACAAAATCAGCTTTCAAGAAAAAGACCCATTCCAAGTACAACATGGAGGATAAAGGCCAGTAAACCCATTCTAATTTGTTTCTgttctttcatttttcttatCAAGATTcactttaaatataataatgaagCTTATAATGATGTTCTGTGGTGTTATTCTGGGATTTAGGTAACTGAAAATGGTAGAGCCAGAACCGAAAAGCCTCCAATGTCAATGAGCCGAGAAGGTGTAATTGCTAATAAAAGGACATTTTTGCCCCTCAAAATAACGGTGGATAGCTGACAATTGTAACAGAGGACCTAATTGGGTAACGTTTTATAAGACataggactaaattgggtactaaAAATACTTTGGGACTAAATGGAGTATTAGCTAATAgttggaggaccattttgggtattaactcgagtaaaatagagtgatcccgcttcaatttgttgggttatttgagtactctctttgtgaaccatccatttgagtAACAAAACTATGAACATGAAGGTATGAAAATGCGAACATagagtaatgaaattatgaacatagagttatgaaattgtgaacatagacccgggtccaccttgcaaagtggacccgagtccatggcataacaactgtaAACAATTAGGCTAGGCTAGTTGTGTCCAAGGCTAgctataacataaataaatttgGGCTTAATAGAATTTTAggaaataaaatcattttgggCTTAAGGATAATCTATTGGGTATAAAATCTACATATATATTGGGCTTAGGACATTTGggtagtaaaataataataagttataaaaatagATTAATCTAAGCACATTGTAAGACATTTTACTAAAATAGCtaatattaagaaaataattccTGTATgaagatatttatatttaaaataatatttggaatATACGAGGTGTCACACCATCCCACTAGAATCTTGTAACTTTTTCCATCAAATTAGTCAATGGTTTTGctatctttgaaaaatccttcaCAAACTTCCTATAATAGCCCGTGAGTCCTAAGAAACTTTGAACTTCCGCCATATTCATAGGTACATGCCAATCCATCACTACTTGAACTTTAGATGGATCAAATGATACTCTCTCCTTAGAGATAATATGCCTCAAAAAGGCTACCCTATTTTGCCAGAAATCACACTTAGACAACTTAGCATAGAACTTATTATCCCTTAGTGTTTGCAACACTATCCTAAAATGGTTTTCATGCTCCCCCGGGTCTTAAAATACACCAaaacatcatcaattaaaaccACCACAAATTGGTCCAAGTAAGGATGAAATACTTGATTTATCAAGTCCATAAACACAACAGGTGCATTGGTCAATCCAAATGGCATCACCATGAACTCATACTGCTCATATCTCGTGCGAAAAGTTGTCTTTGGAATATCCTTCTCAACTACTCTCAGCTGATGGTATCCCGACtgtaaatcaatctttgaaaaaCTTCAAACTCCCTTCAATTGATCAAAAAGGTCATCTATCTGAGGTAAAGGATACTTGTTCTTGATAGTCACTTGATTCAACTCCTTATAATCAATGCAAAGTCTTAACCCTCCATCCTTCTTCTTAAAAATAGAACTAGAGCTCCCCATGGTGAAACACTCGGCCGAATATACCCCTTGTTCAACAGCTCCTCCACTGACTCTTTCATCTCTTGCATCTCCTTAGGAGCCATACGATAGGTGCTTTTGAAATAGGTGCAGTCACTGAAATCAGCTATCGTAAATTCCACTTCTCTACTATGTGGCATTCCTAGAATCTCTTCAGGGAATACATCACCAAATTCTCTCACAACTGG encodes:
- the LOC116027986 gene encoding uncharacterized protein LOC116027986 — translated: MDETPTIVASNECRSPSASSQPATDTVSRRSQSKGETRSNADPTLAGNTPCYAGKKNIRKQRRETPLLSLTRITSSHHRTAWEREGPSAIAAARKELRLPVALSTSNRLRERHSLGWSARCLLVGEEEHYWFAAR
- the LOC116026973 gene encoding uncharacterized protein LOC116026973, producing MSEIGVHAKDEELYEEGNISLFMYDQGSKCQGGDVDQIPVVREFGDVFPEEILGMPHSREVEFTIADFSDCTYFKSTYRMAPKEMQEMKESVEELLNKGVAFLRHIISKERVSFDPSKVQVVMDWHVPMNMAEVQSFLGLTGYYRKFVKDFSKIAKPLTNLMEKVTRF
- the LOC116028099 gene encoding uncharacterized protein LOC116028099, encoding MELGFSLKIWMPYLRLWFPNNLPLSSTKSPPSPANRALLGCSNVGATSPPPIVAIACRKSPTCLKTFVATQSGESLVGRVLHQVQGVQIPASRTHQDALQALRETALGEIAKSVETGNGFYTDGYESVFVLGPCEGDLGSGNYVKITVEKSKSTCSSAISAQMYLQQCYITLQKQWQLSWEDWPVWPGVGSCLSAIHKISFQEKDPFQVQHGG